In the Vibrio gigantis genome, one interval contains:
- the crp gene encoding cAMP-activated global transcriptional regulator CRP encodes MVLGKPQTDPTLEWFLSHCHIHKYPSKSTLIHAGEKAETLYYIVKGSVAVLIKDEEGKEMILSYLNQGDFIGELGLFEEDQERTAWVRAKSPCEVAEISFKKFRQLIQVNPDILMRLSAQMANRLQVTSQKVGDLAFLDVTGRIAQTLLNLAKQPDAMTHPDGMQIKITRQEIGQIVGCSRETVGRILKMLEEQNLISAHGKTIVVYGTR; translated from the coding sequence ATGGTTCTAGGTAAACCTCAAACCGATCCAACATTAGAGTGGTTCCTTTCACACTGTCATATTCATAAGTACCCTTCAAAAAGTACTTTGATTCATGCTGGTGAAAAGGCAGAAACCTTGTACTACATCGTTAAAGGTTCTGTGGCAGTTCTTATCAAAGACGAAGAAGGTAAGGAAATGATTCTTTCTTACCTAAACCAAGGCGACTTCATCGGTGAGCTTGGCTTGTTCGAAGAAGACCAAGAGCGTACAGCTTGGGTTCGTGCTAAATCTCCTTGTGAAGTAGCTGAGATTTCTTTCAAGAAATTCCGTCAACTTATCCAAGTGAACCCAGACATCCTAATGCGCCTTTCTGCGCAAATGGCAAACCGTCTACAAGTAACTAGCCAAAAGGTTGGTGACTTAGCGTTCCTTGACGTAACAGGTCGTATCGCTCAAACGCTACTAAACCTAGCGAAACAGCCAGATGCAATGACTCACCCTGACGGCATGCAAATCAAGATCACTCGTCAAGAGATTGGCCAGATCGTTGGTTGTTCTCGTGAGACAGTAGGTCGTATCTTGAAGATGCTTGAAGAGCAGAACCTAATTTCTGCACACGGTAAAACTATCGTGGTATACGGCACTCGTTAA
- a CDS encoding DUF1338 domain-containing protein: MTPDLLFKSLWDDYIHRLCPSAEKVHHLLKEDEALINDHIALRTFNVAPLGIETLAKPFLELGYKACGDYLFESKKLVAKHYEHPDPKQPKVFISELKVEECSNDLQQIVAKLVEQVDASKLQGHEFLFGGRQWDLSFADFQVLAKESEYASWLAAHGYGANHFTVSVNQLNKFDEVQAVNDYLSESGFTINASGGEVKGSPEVLLEQSSTMADKVPVAFVEGNEMIPGGFYEFAKRYAMANGELYTGFVAASADKIFESTNG, encoded by the coding sequence ACAGGCTTTGCCCATCGGCAGAGAAAGTACATCATTTGCTAAAAGAAGATGAAGCGCTGATCAATGATCACATTGCACTGCGTACTTTCAATGTTGCCCCTCTAGGTATTGAAACGTTAGCTAAACCTTTCCTTGAGTTAGGCTATAAGGCATGTGGCGATTACCTGTTTGAGAGCAAGAAGCTAGTGGCAAAACACTACGAGCACCCAGACCCAAAACAACCGAAAGTGTTCATTAGTGAATTGAAGGTTGAAGAGTGTTCAAATGACTTACAACAGATCGTTGCTAAGTTGGTTGAGCAGGTTGATGCAAGCAAGCTTCAAGGTCATGAGTTCTTGTTTGGTGGTCGCCAATGGGATTTGAGTTTCGCTGATTTTCAAGTACTAGCAAAAGAGAGTGAATACGCGTCTTGGCTAGCGGCTCACGGTTATGGCGCCAACCACTTCACGGTTAGTGTCAATCAACTGAACAAGTTCGATGAAGTTCAGGCTGTGAATGACTACCTAAGTGAGTCGGGATTCACAATCAATGCATCTGGCGGTGAGGTAAAAGGCTCTCCAGAGGTTCTATTAGAGCAATCATCAACAATGGCGGACAAAGTGCCAGTGGCATTTGTTGAAGGCAATGAGATGATTCCTGGCGGCTTCTATGAGTTCGCTAAGCGTTATGCAATGGCGAATGGTGAGCTTTATACCGGTTTTGTCGCTGCATCAGCGGATAAGATCTTCGAAAGCACCAACGGATAA